The Paenibacillus sp. 481 DNA window GCATATCTAGCAATTTCGTCAAAAAGGTTTGCGTTTCGGGCCATTTCATAACGTAATCCGATACTTCAATGTCCTGTCCGGTACGTGGTCGTAATTGCTCCACATAGTGCGGATTTGGTAAAAAGCGAACATCAAAAATAAGATCCGCATCAATCGGCACACCATACTTGAAGCCAAATGATGTCACATTGACAGACATCGTGTTATGGCTCGTATGGATAAAGCGCGATGCGATACGTTCCTTGAGTTGAGCTGGCTTCAAGCTACTCGTATCAATAACTTGACTTGCCCAGCCTTTCAAGTCTTCCAACAGCTTGCGCTCCATCTTGATTCCATCAAGCGGCATGCCTTCTGGAGCCAATGGATGGCGTCTACGGCTTTCCTTATAACGTTGCACGAGCACACCGTCAGTAGCATCTAAAAATAAAATCTCATAGTTTATCGTGTAATGTTCACGGATATAATTAAGGGATTCGGACAAAGCTGTGAAAAATTCACGACCACGCAAGTCGATAACGAGCGCTACTTTGCCGATTTTACCTTTGGACTGCTCTATTAATTCAGCAAATTTAGGTATAAGAACTGGTGGCAAATTATCCACACAAAAGAAGCCAAGGTCTTCTAAGCTTTGCACGGCTATGGTCTTACCCGCACCGGACATTCCTGTAATAATGACCAACTTGGCAACTGCCGTTGATTCTGTTGATTCAATCATCGTTCGACATCTCCCTTGAGTGATTGATTACGAACGCAAAAATAAACCAGCCGCTCCGATCATGCCTGCATCGTTACCAAGCTCGGCAGATACAATCGTAACTCCTTGCTTGACAGGTTCCGGAGCCAATTTTGCAAATGTCTCACGAATTTGCTCAAACAAGAATTCGCCTGCTTTCGAAACTCCGCCGCCAATGATGAAACGCTCTGGATTTAGCGTTACAGCAATAGCTGCCATCGATTTACCCAAGTAAAATGCAGCACGGCTAACGATACGCGCTGCTACTTCATCGCCTGCTTTTGCTGCGTCAATAACGTCCTTCGCTGTCAGCTTCTCCACGAGAGACAAAGATGTACGATCTCCACGATCGACAGCATCTTGTGCCATACGGATAATACCTGTTGCAGAAGACACGGTTTCTAAGCATCCCATTTGACCGCAACCACATTGAATCGCTTCCAAATCTGGGATAACAGACATATGACCTAGCTCACCAGCAAGGCCTGCAAACCCTTGCACAATTTTGCCGCCAATAATGATTCCTCCGCCAACACCCGTACCAAGTGTATAACATACACAATGGTCGATTCCTGCCCCTGCTCCGCTCCACGCTTCGCCCAGTGCAGCAACGTTTGCATCGTTATCAATTTTAATCGGTTTTCCGAGGCGCTCCTCCAAAATAGAACGGATTGGCACATCTTTAAAGCCAACATTAGGAGCCAGAATGACAATACCTTCTTTCACGTTCGTGAAACCGGCAACACCTGTTCCAATGCCCGCTACTTGTTCCCAATCATAAGGGGACTCCTCAACGATATGACGAACGTATTTCTCGATGTTATTGATGACCGTTTCAGGACCTAACGGTACTTCGGTCGGACCTTCATAAGTATGCATCAACTTACCTTCTGCATCACAGATGCCAACCTTTATTGCGGTACCTCCCAAATCGACACCTACGTAGATTTGTTCAGACATGCGTCATCCACCTTTTTATTCGTAATCGTATGATACTTCTGTTCCAACTATACGCGAACCCACTAGTCAGGTCAAGAGAACGGGAACCCCTGCCATTACGCCAAATAGAAGCAGGCAGGGACACGGCGTCCCTGCCTCTTCACGCGTCTGCCAGCGGCCGAGACAGCTATGTTCTGTCCCCGCCTAGCTCCGCTTCATATAGTGAAATCGCAATTAATTTCCGCTCCAGTCGTGCGTTGCATTTCCCTCAAGAAACTTCTCAGCATCAAGCGCCGCTTGGCAACCAGAACCTGCAGCCGTAATCGCTTGACGATACTTCGTATCGTGTACATCTCCTGCTGCGAATACGCCTGGAATGCTCGTCTCCGAGGTGCCTGGCTTAACGATGACATAACCTTGCGCGTCCAATTCAACCTTGCCTTGCAAGAAGTCTGTGTTCGGCTTATGGCCGATAGCTACGAACAACCCGTCCGTTTTAATAACTTCCTCTTCACCTGTCTCGTTGTTGCGTACTTTCAAGCCTGTTACGCCCATACCTGATGCTTCAACTTCGAGTGGTGTACGGTTAAGTGCCCAGCTGATCTTGCTGTTTCCACGCGCGCGATCTTGCATGATCTTCGAAGCACGCATTTCTTCGCGACGGTGCACGAGCGTCACTTCGCTTGCAAAGCGTGTCAAGAAGTTAGCCTCTTCCATAGCAGAGTCTCCGCCACCAACGACAACAATTTTTTTGTTGCGGAAGAAGAAGCCGTCGCATGTCGCACATGCGCTTACACCTTTACCGATATTGTCTTGCTCGCCAGGAACGTTCATATACTTCGCAGATGCACCTGTTGCAATAATAAGTGTCTCTGCAACAATATCGTCTGCGCCTTCGATTTTAAGTGTGAATGGGCGCTTTGATACGTCTACGCTCGTTACCCAGCCTGTCTTAAACTCAGTGCCGAAGCGCTCAGCTTGCTTACGCATGTTATCCATCAATTCAGGGCCCATAATACCTTCTGGGAACCCTGGGAAGTTCTCAACATCAGTCGTTGTTGTTAGCTGTCCGCCCGGCTGTGGTCCTTCAATGACCAACGGCTCTAGGTTAGCTCGTGCCAAGTATATCGCAGCTGTATAACCAGCAGGTCCTGTACCAATTACAACTGATTTGTAAATTTTATTCGCCATCGTAGAGGGCCTCCCTTGTGGTAATCAATGAAATTTATTTATTATCACTTTGAAACGAGTAGTCATCTACGCATCACAGCTCCTGCATCACTATTGCGTTTCTCCTCCAAGCGGGAGCTTACACTTTAGTCTTGCTTCGACCTGACACGTTTCTTCTATACGTTTCGCATGTTTACTTATAGTAGACACCGACGCTTCGTACCGATCAGCCACTTCCTGATAGGAAACCGGTTGCTGATGCAGCTTCGCCGATAAATATTCCACCGCAGCGGCCCAGCTTGCTGTCTTAGTCAGCTTAGGAATATCCGCTGGGTACAACCGCGTAATAAATTCAATCCAGAGTGTCT harbors:
- the trxB gene encoding thioredoxin-disulfide reductase; the encoded protein is MYKSVVIGTGPAGYTAAIYLARANLEPLVIEGPQPGGQLTTTTDVENFPGFPEGIMGPELMDNMRKQAERFGTEFKTGWVTSVDVSKRPFTLKIEGADDIVAETLIIATGASAKYMNVPGEQDNIGKGVSACATCDGFFFRNKKIVVVGGGDSAMEEANFLTRFASEVTLVHRREEMRASKIMQDRARGNSKISWALNRTPLEVEASGMGVTGLKVRNNETGEEEVIKTDGLFVAIGHKPNTDFLQGKVELDAQGYVIVKPGTSETSIPGVFAAGDVHDTKYRQAITAAGSGCQAALDAEKFLEGNATHDWSGN
- a CDS encoding ROK family glucokinase, which translates into the protein MSEQIYVGVDLGGTAIKVGICDAEGKLMHTYEGPTEVPLGPETVINNIEKYVRHIVEESPYDWEQVAGIGTGVAGFTNVKEGIVILAPNVGFKDVPIRSILEERLGKPIKIDNDANVAALGEAWSGAGAGIDHCVCYTLGTGVGGGIIIGGKIVQGFAGLAGELGHMSVIPDLEAIQCGCGQMGCLETVSSATGIIRMAQDAVDRGDRTSLSLVEKLTAKDVIDAAKAGDEVAARIVSRAAFYLGKSMAAIAVTLNPERFIIGGGVSKAGEFLFEQIRETFAKLAPEPVKQGVTIVSAELGNDAGMIGAAGLFLRS
- the rapZ gene encoding RNase adapter RapZ, which produces MIESTESTAVAKLVIITGMSGAGKTIAVQSLEDLGFFCVDNLPPVLIPKFAELIEQSKGKIGKVALVIDLRGREFFTALSESLNYIREHYTINYEILFLDATDGVLVQRYKESRRRHPLAPEGMPLDGIKMERKLLEDLKGWASQVIDTSSLKPAQLKERIASRFIHTSHNTMSVNVTSFGFKYGVPIDADLIFDVRFLPNPHYVEQLRPRTGQDIEVSDYVMKWPETQTFLTKLLDMLHFLIPQYKKEGKGQIVIGIGCTGGKHRSVAIAEYLGRTIGASDTEVVRVSHRDAERDRH